From the Halobacterium zhouii genome, the window GCCATCTGCATGGCGAACGTGAGGAACGCCCAGAACCCATCGAACCAGTACGACACCATTTCGGCGGGACCGGCGCCCTCGACGAGGACGCCGGCGAGGAACACGATGTAACTCAGGATGATTGCGAAGAGGAACGGACTCGGCATCCACCGCTCGACCACGTCGGCGAGGCGGTGTCCCGTCCGCTCGAGTGCGTTTCCGCTCGTCCGCGACCCCGTGGATTGTGAATCCATATCACTACCGAGTATTTACCATGTTGGCTTAAAAGTAGCCGTAATTTCCGCCGGGGTTGCCCTGATTTCAACGGCGGAGTTCGCCGTTTCTGACACCTCAGAGTCCAGTTCTCGTTCGGCCGCCGGCACGTTCGAAGCGTTCGTGTCCCCGGTACTCGAGTCGACTACGCTGATTCGGTGCCCGAGTCGGCCATGTCGCTCCGGGGCTCGGGTCAGCCACACTGATTCAGCGCTCGAAACGTCCACACCGTCGCTGGTACTAAGCCGGTCCGCTACAGAGGTGGCGAGGATGAGTACGCTCGAACGGACGGACGGCGTCTACCACGGGTGGGTCGTCGTCGCTGGGTGTTTCCTCGGGTCGTTCGTCGTGTTCGGGCTGTCCTACTCCTTCGGCGTGTTCTACGAACCGATGCTGGCCGCGTTCGGCGCGTCGAGGAGCGTCACGTCGATGGCGTTCGGCGTTCAGACGGCGGCGCTGTACGCGGGCGCCGTCGGCATCGGGGCGCTCGTCGACCGATACGGCACGCGGCCAGCGCTCGCCGTCGGCGCGGTGTTGCTCTGTGGCGGCCTGGTCTGGACCAGCCGGGCCGGCTCGATGCTGGGCGTCGTCGTCGCGTACGGACTCGTGGTGGGCGTCGGATTGAGCGTCGTGTACGTCGTTGCGTACGCGACGCCCGCGCGGTGGTTCGACCGACGCGTCGGGCAGGCGAGCGGGCTGGCGTCCGCGGGCCTCGGCGTCGGGATGCTGGTCGTGTCGCCCGTCGCCACGGAACTGGTCGCGCGCGTCGGCTGGCGGGACGCGATGGTCGCGCTCGCGGCCGGCGTCGGCGTGGTGTTGCTCGCCGCACTGGCGCTCATCCGCGGTGAGCCGACGCCCGCGGAGGCGCCCGACGCCGAGTTCCCGAACGGGTTCGGCGGCGACGCCAGCGCCGGCGGCTGGCGCGCGCAGTTCGGCGACGTCGCGAGCGTCGCGACGACGCGGACGTTCGCGCTGGCGTTCCTCGGCTGGACGCTCGTCTACGCGACCCTCTACGTCGTGCTCGTCAACCTGGTGTTGTACGCCCAGGACGTCGGCCTGTCGCGGAGCGTCGGCGCGACCGGAATCGCGCTCGTCGGCGTCGCGAGCGCAACCGGACGCGTCGGCATCGGGTTCCTCGGGGACCGACTCGGCCGGACTCGGGTGTTCGTCGCCTGCTCTGCGGTGATGGGGCTGGCGACCGTGGCGCTGTCCGGCACGGGCACTGCGCTCGGCCTGTGGACGTTCGCGCTAGTGTACGGCCTCGCCTACGGTGGGAACGGCGCGCTACTGGCGCCGCTGACCGCGGACCTCTTCGGCCGCGAACAACTCAACGCGGTGTTCGGACTCATCTCCGTGTCGTTCGGCGTGAGCGGGTCCGTCGCGCCGTACCTGGCGGGCGTCGGATACGCCCGATTCGGCACGTACGACCCCGTGTTCGTCGCGGCGGGCGCGGTGGCCGTGGTCGGCGCGGCCGCGGTGGGCATCGTGGACCGCGTACAGACGTGAGCGCACGGCGGCGCCGGGAGCCCTGGTTCGCCGCACGCGGGCGTTCCGGCACGCTCTTTGCGCGCGGTCGCCCAGGTCCGCCATGGATGGCCTCCGAGGCCTGCTTGGCGACGACTCCGAACCGGACGGTGGCGGCGTCGCGCTGTTCGTCGACGGCCCGAACGTGCTCCGCGAGGAATTCGACGTGGACCTGGACGACGTGCGCGACGTCGCGGAGGCGGCCGGCCCGCTCGCCGTCACGCGTCTCTACCTCGACGAACACGCACCGCCGGAACTGATCCAGGCGGCCGAGGCGCGCGGCTACGACGTCCGCGTGACCAGCGGCGACGTCGACGTGAAACTCGCCGTCGACGCCACCGAACTCGTGCTCGCAGAGAGCGTGGACGTGCTCGCAATCGCCTCGCGAGACACGGATTTCAAGCCCGTCCTCGAGAAGGCCGCGCGGCGCGGCGTCCGCACGCTCGCCATCGCCCCCGGCGAACACGGCCGCTCGGACGCGTTGCAGAATGCCGCTGACGACTCGGTCGTTCTGGAGGAGTAGCCAGCGCAACTCGACGAATAGATTTTCCCGCGGCGACCCCCAACCTCGGGGCATGACCGACCTGGGAACGCCGGTTCTCGACAACCACATGCATCTCGACGCCGCGAACCAGGGAATCGACGCGGTCCGGGATTTCGCGCGGAGCAGCGGCACGCACCTGCTGGTGGTGAACAAGCCGTCCTGGCACCTCGGCGTGGAGGCCGACGCGGGCGAGGACTTCCGGGAGGTGTTCGAGGAGACGCTACGACTGGTGTCCGAGGCCACCGCAGAACTCGACGGACGCGCGTGGCCGGTGCTGGGGGTGCATCCTGGGCTGATTTCGCGGTTGGTGGACGAGCGCGGCTTTTCTCCCGGGGAGGCCCGGGACCTGATGTGCGCGGGCATCGACACGGCGGCGGAGTACGCTGCCGGGGAGGTCTCCGGAGACGCCGCCGAGAAGCACGACGCGGACGGCGACGGCGCGGACGGCACCGCGAGGAACGTGGTCGCGCTGAAGTCCGGGCGGCCGCACTACGACGTGAGCGACGCGGTGTGGGAGGCGTCGAACGACGTGATTCGCCACGCGTGTGAGCGCGCGGCGGAAGCAGGCGTCGCGCTCCAGTTGCACACGGAGGCCACCGAAGACCTGACCGACGTGGCGGCGTGGGCCGAGGACGCAGGACTGGCGCCGGAGCGCGTCGTGAAACACTACGCGACCGGGGAACTCGCGGGCGTGACGCCGAGCGTGATGTGCGAGAAGGAGTACCTCGAGGACGCGGTCGAGACCGGCGAGTCGTTCCTGATGGAGACGGACTTCGTCGACGACGCCGAGCGACCCGGCGCAGTGATGGGGCCGAAGACGGTGCCCCGGCGCGTTCGCTGGCTTCGGGAGCAGGGCCACGACGATGCGATTCGGCGCGCGCACGTGGAGACGCCCGAAGCGGTCTACGGCATCGACACGCAGGCGACGTTGAGTGAGTGATACGAACGACACAGGCGGCGTGAATCGGGCTCTCGAGGGTTCTCGCACCGTGAGAGACGTTGTGACGCCGACGCGCTGAAGGAAAGGCCTTTGTCTGGGGGAACCGCCATTCGGTGTATGAGCGCCCCAGAGGAAGAGTTCTACTCGGAGGAACGGTGGCAGAACTGGCTCGACCGACTCGCGGACGAGGAGATCGACCCCGAGGAGGAGGACTCCGCTCGCCTGCTGTTGAACCTCCAGGACGATGTCGCCATCGCGGTGGCGAAGATCATCGCGGCGTACGACGACGGCGACATCGACGACGAGGAAGCCCTCGAGGAACTCGCGGACATTCGCGAGGTCGTGCTCGCCGAGTCGGACTTCGCCGACGAGGACAAACTGATGCTGGTCGACGGTGTGCAGACGAGTCTCGTCTGCGTGTTCTACAGCGCCGAGCAGTACATCGCCGACGGCGTCGCCGAGGAGACGAGTCTCGCCGAGTACGTCCACGCGGCCGCCGACGCGGAAGCCGAAGAGGACTTCGACCGCGCGCTCGGCCTGACGGCGTGCGCGGGGACACAGGTCATCGACGGCGAGGAACTCGACATGGAACTCGTCGAGGACCTCGAGTACGGCCTCGTGACGGAGTGGGTGAACGGTCTGGACAGCCTCCAGAGCGCGCTCTCGGACCCCGAAGTCATCGAAGACGAGGACTGACGCGACCCCCGACGCGGGGCGCGAGAGCCGAACCCGGGCGCCGCGTTTATACCAGTCGGCTACTGATTACTTCCCAACCGTGCGCTTCAGGGACGACACGCGAGGGGTGACGGTCCAGATCGGGG encodes:
- a CDS encoding MFS transporter codes for the protein MSTLERTDGVYHGWVVVAGCFLGSFVVFGLSYSFGVFYEPMLAAFGASRSVTSMAFGVQTAALYAGAVGIGALVDRYGTRPALAVGAVLLCGGLVWTSRAGSMLGVVVAYGLVVGVGLSVVYVVAYATPARWFDRRVGQASGLASAGLGVGMLVVSPVATELVARVGWRDAMVALAAGVGVVLLAALALIRGEPTPAEAPDAEFPNGFGGDASAGGWRAQFGDVASVATTRTFALAFLGWTLVYATLYVVLVNLVLYAQDVGLSRSVGATGIALVGVASATGRVGIGFLGDRLGRTRVFVACSAVMGLATVALSGTGTALGLWTFALVYGLAYGGNGALLAPLTADLFGREQLNAVFGLISVSFGVSGSVAPYLAGVGYARFGTYDPVFVAAGAVAVVGAAAVGIVDRVQT
- a CDS encoding NYN domain-containing protein produces the protein MDGLRGLLGDDSEPDGGGVALFVDGPNVLREEFDVDLDDVRDVAEAAGPLAVTRLYLDEHAPPELIQAAEARGYDVRVTSGDVDVKLAVDATELVLAESVDVLAIASRDTDFKPVLEKAARRGVRTLAIAPGEHGRSDALQNAADDSVVLEE
- a CDS encoding TatD family hydrolase — protein: MTDLGTPVLDNHMHLDAANQGIDAVRDFARSSGTHLLVVNKPSWHLGVEADAGEDFREVFEETLRLVSEATAELDGRAWPVLGVHPGLISRLVDERGFSPGEARDLMCAGIDTAAEYAAGEVSGDAAEKHDADGDGADGTARNVVALKSGRPHYDVSDAVWEASNDVIRHACERAAEAGVALQLHTEATEDLTDVAAWAEDAGLAPERVVKHYATGELAGVTPSVMCEKEYLEDAVETGESFLMETDFVDDAERPGAVMGPKTVPRRVRWLREQGHDDAIRRAHVETPEAVYGIDTQATLSE
- a CDS encoding DUF2150 family protein translates to MSAPEEEFYSEERWQNWLDRLADEEIDPEEEDSARLLLNLQDDVAIAVAKIIAAYDDGDIDDEEALEELADIREVVLAESDFADEDKLMLVDGVQTSLVCVFYSAEQYIADGVAEETSLAEYVHAAADAEAEEDFDRALGLTACAGTQVIDGEELDMELVEDLEYGLVTEWVNGLDSLQSALSDPEVIEDED